From the Butyrivibrio fibrisolvens genome, one window contains:
- a CDS encoding helix-turn-helix domain-containing protein produces MFKDNLVQLRKFSQMTQEDVAEKLGVTRQSVAKWEAGESIPDLDKCKQLADIFGVSLDDLANYEPEDNMGFAVPPKGKHLFGLVTVGEKGQIVIPVKARKLFDISPGDQLVVLGDEGQGIALVKSESFLALAGMIEKLK; encoded by the coding sequence ATGTTCAAGGATAATCTGGTTCAGTTGCGAAAATTCTCACAGATGACTCAGGAGGATGTTGCAGAAAAGCTCGGAGTCACAAGGCAATCCGTTGCCAAATGGGAAGCCGGAGAGAGCATTCCTGATCTTGATAAATGCAAGCAGCTTGCGGATATTTTTGGAGTCTCTTTAGATGACCTTGCCAATTACGAGCCGGAGGACAATATGGGATTCGCTGTTCCGCCTAAGGGCAAGCACCTCTTTGGCCTTGTAACAGTGGGAGAAAAGGGCCAGATAGTGATTCCGGTCAAGGCCAGAAAGCTGTTTGATATCTCTCCCGGGGATCAACTGGTTGTTCTCGGAGATGAAGGACAGGGAATTGCCTTAGTCAAATCTGAAAGCTTTTTGGCTTTAGCCGGTATGATTGAAAAACTGAAGTGA
- a CDS encoding ABC transporter ATP-binding protein, protein MKKIAELLSFKEYMYMLICVCLIVGQVFFEIKIPNVMGELTDLVYSGKADISEEIKYGIIMFAYAGLSLVFSFLVAYLVAKVGAALDRRVRRQTFTKIIDFSLKEVGDFGTSSLIARCTTDIYQIQNFFVNGFQPLIKSPIMIIWVTAQISGANVYYRSATITAVAILVAVLSAIAILVLPIVNKAQYAKDELIRIDREHLDGIRVVHAYNGYEKQKERFEEANKRITDLLLRYDKSSALFAPFSNMVMYSLTVIIYIMGAYIVADSAKSLRSSVSNEMIVFVSMLSMLISSCIYLIIIMVLLPNASVSLKRIAQVLNKKTMIMDPEEAFAKDPAICGTLEFRNVSFMYPGSREYAIRDISFRMEKGETVAIVGGTGSGKTTLLNLIPRLYEATEGEILVDGVDIKKMKLKDLRNIFGYVPQKSFLFSGTIVSNIDFGDNGKLKKTIEEIVKASKLGKADEFIRAKEGGYNAHVEEGGSNFSGGQRQRLTISRAICRDPEIFLFDDSFSALDYKTDKTVREGLKETLSGASVLMVAQRISTIRSADRIIVLDNGRMVGMGTHDELMTSCNVYREIVLSQTDTEATG, encoded by the coding sequence ATGAAAAAAATAGCAGAGCTCCTTTCATTCAAAGAGTATATGTATATGCTTATCTGCGTCTGTTTGATCGTGGGGCAGGTATTTTTTGAAATAAAGATTCCTAACGTGATGGGAGAACTAACTGATCTTGTCTATTCTGGAAAAGCAGATATTTCAGAGGAGATAAAATATGGAATCATAATGTTTGCATATGCTGGTTTGTCGCTTGTTTTTTCATTCCTTGTGGCTTATCTGGTTGCAAAAGTAGGAGCTGCGCTTGACAGAAGGGTGCGTAGACAGACTTTTACGAAGATCATAGATTTTTCGCTAAAGGAAGTTGGCGACTTTGGTACATCAAGCCTTATAGCCAGATGTACTACTGATATATATCAGATTCAGAATTTTTTTGTAAATGGTTTTCAGCCGCTAATTAAATCACCGATAATGATCATCTGGGTTACTGCGCAGATCTCGGGCGCCAATGTCTATTACAGGAGTGCCACGATTACAGCGGTGGCCATACTTGTTGCGGTTTTGTCAGCTATTGCAATACTGGTTCTTCCAATAGTAAATAAGGCACAGTATGCCAAAGATGAACTTATTCGCATTGACAGGGAGCATCTGGATGGCATACGTGTAGTCCATGCATACAATGGCTATGAGAAGCAAAAAGAAAGATTTGAAGAGGCAAATAAGAGGATAACAGATCTTCTTCTTCGCTATGATAAGTCTTCAGCACTATTTGCACCATTTTCTAATATGGTTATGTATTCACTTACTGTCATCATATACATAATGGGCGCATATATTGTTGCAGACTCAGCCAAGAGCCTGCGTTCAAGCGTCAGCAATGAAATGATCGTCTTTGTGTCGATGCTTTCTATGCTTATTAGCAGTTGTATATATCTGATCATTATTATGGTTCTTTTGCCTAATGCATCTGTTTCGCTTAAGCGTATTGCACAGGTTTTAAATAAAAAGACCATGATTATGGATCCGGAGGAGGCATTTGCAAAAGATCCTGCAATATGCGGAACTCTGGAATTCAGAAATGTTAGCTTTATGTATCCTGGAAGCCGTGAATATGCTATCAGAGACATATCCTTCAGGATGGAAAAGGGCGAGACTGTTGCGATTGTTGGAGGTACAGGCAGTGGCAAGACGACACTTTTAAATCTCATACCAAGGCTGTATGAAGCGACAGAAGGAGAAATTTTAGTTGACGGCGTTGATATTAAGAAGATGAAGCTTAAGGATCTTCGAAATATCTTTGGCTATGTTCCGCAAAAGAGCTTCCTTTTTTCCGGAACGATCGTTTCAAACATTGATTTTGGCGACAATGGTAAGTTGAAAAAGACTATTGAGGAGATAGTAAAAGCGTCAAAGCTTGGAAAAGCAGATGAGTTTATAAGAGCAAAGGAAGGCGGGTATAATGCGCATGTTGAGGAGGGCGGTTCGAACTTCTCTGGTGGACAGAGGCAGAGACTTACAATCTCAAGAGCTATCTGCCGCGATCCTGAGATATTCCTCTTTGATGATTCCTTCTCTGCTCTTGATTATAAGACTGACAAGACTGTGCGAGAGGGACTTAAGGAAACTCTTTCCGGTGCTTCGGTACTGATGGTTGCACAGAGAATATCCACTATCAGAAGCGCAGACAGGATTATCGTCCTTGATAATGGAAGAATGGTCGGAATGGGTACTCATGATGAGCTTATGACAAGCTGTAATGTATATCGTGAGATTGTCCTTTCACAGACGGATACGGAGGCGACCGGATGA
- a CDS encoding glycosyltransferase family 2 protein — MFDVSVIVPMYNARKYIVDCVNGLLRQSLDSVEVIIVNDCSSDDSMKLCKKHFGNNERVQLIDQPRNMGPGAARNAGIAVARGEYIAFADSDDAVRPDAYKAMYDAAKEADADVIHVTGALIQTVDDAPDNLGMLTDDKLYRVTLDEGDRPDKLTILSDNVEDRLKEWHLHHIHWSIWNKLYRRSFIEDNNLRFGDTKMAEDQVFCLGCLLKARKYAKLPGEWYLYRIGGASLTRGQKQVKTLINALTTQMKITKLIDDTVKGVPYLESNKSKIDEIKTYVLNLLESSYIQPACGKIGAKELYECKELKELFNNNFGDLSDFALFEFLNSHDDVKDVIDVNEMLNIPSFWKSRKEAEEKGAQ, encoded by the coding sequence ATGTTTGATGTATCTGTAATTGTACCCATGTATAACGCGAGGAAGTATATCGTAGACTGTGTTAACGGACTCCTTAGGCAGAGTCTTGATAGTGTTGAGGTTATTATAGTAAATGACTGCTCGAGTGATGACAGCATGAAGCTTTGCAAAAAGCACTTTGGCAACAATGAGAGAGTACAGCTTATTGACCAGCCCAGGAATATGGGACCGGGAGCAGCAAGAAATGCAGGCATCGCCGTGGCCAGAGGAGAATACATCGCCTTTGCAGACAGTGACGATGCGGTAAGGCCAGATGCGTACAAAGCCATGTACGATGCAGCAAAAGAGGCTGATGCCGACGTTATTCATGTGACGGGAGCGCTGATACAGACAGTAGATGATGCTCCTGATAATTTAGGTATGCTTACAGATGATAAGCTTTACAGAGTTACTCTCGATGAGGGAGACAGACCTGATAAGCTCACAATCCTTTCTGATAATGTAGAAGACAGGCTAAAAGAGTGGCATTTGCACCACATTCACTGGAGTATATGGAATAAGCTCTACAGGCGCAGCTTTATTGAGGACAATAATCTTCGGTTTGGTGATACCAAGATGGCTGAAGATCAGGTTTTTTGCCTGGGGTGTCTTTTAAAAGCCAGGAAATATGCCAAGCTTCCGGGTGAGTGGTATCTGTACCGCATAGGAGGCGCGTCTCTAACAAGAGGTCAGAAGCAGGTTAAGACGCTTATAAATGCGCTTACAACGCAGATGAAGATTACAAAGCTTATCGATGATACTGTAAAAGGCGTTCCATACCTTGAAAGTAACAAGAGCAAAATAGATGAGATCAAAACCTATGTTCTAAATCTTTTAGAGTCCTCATATATCCAGCCTGCCTGCGGGAAAATCGGTGCAAAAGAGCTGTATGAATGCAAAGAGCTAAAGGAACTGTTTAATAATAACTTTGGCGATCTTTCTGATTTTGCACTATTTGAGTTTTTAAATTCCCATGACGATGTTAAAGATGTTATTGACGTCAATGAGATGCTTAATATTCCGTCATTTTGGAAGAGCAGAAAAGAAGCTGAGGAAAAAGGAGCACAGTAA
- a CDS encoding acyltransferase: MNKRENGLDLLRIIAAYLVVSLHVCTFERNLVSDLGELNFNYHYFMFIRQITTSAVIVFIMLSGAFVLKASSTKDIGTFYKKTWKKLGIPTVIFSFFYWLFNAFVYWKTGIYGLAYGIEDLTYPQALLFQGISFLKGIPSEHMWYMYTLIGLYLMAPFVALGKEKTGEAGFKKIAFIVCIWGIIDALVNPSSLFWGIGYCAQLLGVFMMGYVVHEWALERKGKNGLGCFLIVLATVITAVEYIIFLAIRDNSTLFSYVTPMAPYNLILVIASLVYVAGFTIIDIKKDFGYLSLLTFWVYLLHPAIMMVLFLIEEAAFKVPYLEIGNSSPFLIGTGNSILVYVLSFVFGHVIEKCSSGKK, encoded by the coding sequence ATGAATAAGAGAGAAAATGGACTCGATCTGTTGAGAATCATTGCAGCGTATCTGGTTGTCTCGTTGCATGTCTGTACATTTGAAAGAAATCTGGTGTCAGACCTTGGAGAGCTTAATTTCAACTATCATTATTTTATGTTTATAAGGCAGATAACAACAAGTGCAGTAATTGTTTTTATCATGCTTTCCGGAGCGTTTGTTCTTAAGGCATCATCCACAAAGGACATTGGCACATTCTATAAAAAAACCTGGAAAAAGCTTGGTATTCCGACAGTTATTTTTTCATTTTTTTACTGGCTGTTTAATGCGTTTGTTTATTGGAAAACAGGAATTTATGGATTGGCATATGGAATAGAAGATCTGACGTATCCTCAGGCTCTATTGTTCCAGGGAATAAGCTTTTTGAAAGGTATACCTTCTGAGCATATGTGGTATATGTATACGCTCATCGGATTATATCTTATGGCTCCTTTTGTTGCTCTTGGCAAGGAGAAGACAGGAGAAGCCGGCTTTAAAAAAATAGCATTTATAGTCTGCATCTGGGGCATAATCGATGCACTTGTAAATCCATCATCCCTTTTTTGGGGAATTGGCTATTGCGCACAGCTTCTTGGTGTATTCATGATGGGATATGTCGTTCATGAATGGGCGCTTGAAAGAAAAGGAAAAAATGGACTCGGATGTTTTCTTATTGTTCTTGCAACAGTCATAACAGCTGTTGAGTATATTATTTTTCTGGCGATCAGGGATAATAGTACCTTGTTTAGTTATGTTACACCAATGGCCCCATATAACCTGATACTTGTGATCGCATCCCTGGTTTATGTTGCCGGCTTTACCATCATTGATATAAAAAAGGACTTTGGATATCTTTCTCTTCTGACTTTCTGGGTTTATCTTCTTCATCCTGCAATAATGATGGTATTATTTCTCATCGAGGAAGCTGCCTTCAAGGTTCCATATCTGGAAATTGGAAACTCAAGTCCGTTCCTTATTGGCACCGGTAATTCTATTCTGGTATATGTTCTTTCTTTTGTCTTTGGACATGTGATCGAAAAATGTTCTTCAGGTAAAAAATAA
- a CDS encoding GH3 family domain-containing protein produces MGEKEYLVSVITPFHNTKIEFFKRGYDSLKRQTLGFKNIEWVVVVHNSDDSYADAVQKLTKEDDNVKIYILNNDKRTPSSPRNYALTKAQGKYIAFLDSDDFFTDDGLKEVVEGMEETEADIASFRAETLPEDETVIQAIDTRARFDQTVHMLEFKKGDEKLNDLIYAGGLTIWSKLIRRDFLSKYNIGFSLDMKYGEDVCFSMECLGKAKKIIILPQTIVYVYFMNHGSLAQDMNHTPESLLKLASDFANIFDVTVKGGFKLEKLAWPVLGYLAEMMAITPGLDDEFRKRIYNLMHKYFGILGPLEPDAKFFNAQMAEHFMKRARMIILGEEDNDEMAKSSLLPILLANADTEYGQRYGFGSIHKVVDYQKKVPLSDYSMYRPLIKLMTRIGESNLICKEKVVAYSSKLCPDGGEFLVPQTAPFVSVYQNVLIEELKAARYSTFLAIESAGESGTIRFNDGALLHSVADTVLAGIRKSDIYNSHARSTENKYGTITAPESVLFKNPGEDLRYAKLLFALADPDVSQIIVPFTVNILDMVRFLKCMWEMLVEDIASGRVSEVSGLAEGRRKELSKLLKPSKRRAKELRTIFEQGFENVLPKIWKNLDLIISAGSGENAVYSRQIMKYIGSVPLDYGYLGIAEGIIGKVSAPGENTYIIMEKDSFLEFLPEDSDKDKTFIASELEISKHYEVIISNMAGLYRYRSGIIVEATKIQDGQTYVRYCYDRKDVVTVSGVSINTLSLRQAGKKIDEEAGMITYDYCLFANDKKNCFELFLKPEKEGNYSAKLVQEIAEKELSKVIPSYGRARKAGKIDKIRIHFLPSADADIVKGKAPKPIRIIHASSDEKLFKTYRLYEV; encoded by the coding sequence ATGGGTGAAAAAGAATATCTGGTATCGGTTATAACACCGTTTCATAACACGAAGATAGAATTCTTTAAAAGAGGCTATGATTCCTTAAAGAGGCAGACACTTGGCTTTAAGAACATTGAGTGGGTGGTTGTTGTCCATAATTCTGATGATTCATATGCTGATGCGGTACAAAAGCTCACCAAAGAAGATGACAATGTCAAAATATATATCCTGAATAATGACAAGAGGACACCGTCCAGCCCCAGAAACTATGCGCTTACAAAGGCACAGGGCAAATATATCGCTTTTCTTGATTCTGACGACTTTTTTACTGATGATGGTCTTAAGGAAGTTGTTGAAGGCATGGAGGAAACCGAGGCAGATATTGCAAGTTTCAGAGCAGAGACCCTTCCTGAGGATGAGACTGTCATTCAGGCAATTGATACAAGAGCAAGGTTTGATCAGACGGTTCATATGCTTGAGTTCAAAAAGGGCGATGAAAAGCTCAATGACCTTATATATGCAGGTGGCCTTACTATCTGGAGTAAGCTCATAAGACGGGATTTTCTGAGTAAATACAATATCGGCTTTTCCCTGGACATGAAATATGGCGAAGATGTCTGCTTTAGCATGGAATGTCTTGGTAAAGCCAAAAAGATCATAATACTTCCTCAGACAATTGTATATGTGTACTTTATGAACCACGGCTCTCTTGCGCAGGATATGAACCACACACCCGAGAGCCTTTTAAAGCTTGCAAGTGACTTTGCAAACATTTTTGATGTGACTGTAAAGGGAGGCTTTAAGCTTGAAAAACTCGCGTGGCCAGTCCTTGGTTATCTTGCCGAGATGATGGCGATAACACCTGGTCTTGACGATGAGTTTAGGAAAAGAATATACAACCTTATGCACAAATATTTTGGTATCTTAGGTCCTCTTGAGCCTGATGCCAAGTTCTTTAATGCCCAGATGGCTGAACATTTCATGAAGCGTGCCCGCATGATAATTCTCGGAGAAGAAGATAATGATGAAATGGCGAAAAGTTCGCTCCTTCCAATACTTCTTGCAAATGCAGATACAGAATACGGGCAAAGGTATGGTTTTGGAAGTATACACAAGGTGGTGGATTACCAAAAGAAGGTGCCTCTTTCTGATTACAGTATGTACAGGCCGCTTATTAAGCTTATGACCCGAATAGGAGAGAGTAACCTGATCTGCAAGGAGAAGGTAGTTGCCTATTCAAGTAAGCTGTGTCCTGACGGTGGAGAATTTCTGGTGCCTCAGACTGCGCCATTTGTTTCTGTATATCAGAATGTGCTGATTGAGGAGCTTAAAGCGGCCAGATACTCGACATTCCTAGCAATAGAGAGTGCAGGAGAATCAGGGACTATCCGCTTTAATGATGGCGCACTACTTCATTCAGTTGCTGATACAGTTCTTGCTGGTATCAGGAAATCTGATATCTATAATTCGCATGCTAGAAGTACTGAAAATAAGTATGGAACTATCACAGCGCCAGAGAGCGTATTATTTAAAAATCCCGGCGAGGATTTAAGATATGCAAAGCTTTTATTTGCGCTCGCAGACCCTGATGTCTCACAGATCATCGTGCCATTTACCGTAAATATCCTTGATATGGTGAGGTTCCTTAAGTGTATGTGGGAGATGCTTGTAGAGGATATTGCAAGCGGAAGAGTATCTGAAGTATCAGGTCTTGCTGAAGGCAGAAGGAAAGAGCTTTCAAAACTTTTGAAACCTTCAAAAAGGCGAGCAAAAGAGCTTAGAACAATTTTTGAACAGGGGTTTGAAAATGTATTGCCCAAAATCTGGAAAAATCTTGATCTTATAATTTCAGCAGGCTCCGGCGAAAATGCTGTTTATTCAAGGCAGATCATGAAGTATATAGGGAGCGTACCACTTGACTATGGCTATCTTGGCATTGCCGAGGGCATTATAGGAAAAGTATCTGCTCCCGGAGAAAATACCTATATCATTATGGAAAAAGATTCATTCCTTGAGTTTTTGCCGGAGGATTCAGATAAAGACAAGACATTTATAGCGTCAGAACTCGAGATATCCAAGCACTACGAAGTCATCATTTCGAACATGGCAGGACTTTACCGCTACAGAAGCGGAATCATAGTTGAAGCCACAAAGATACAGGACGGTCAGACCTATGTGCGCTACTGTTATGACAGAAAGGATGTAGTTACTGTTAGTGGTGTATCCATAAATACACTGTCACTCAGGCAGGCTGGTAAGAAGATAGATGAAGAAGCCGGTATGATAACTTACGATTATTGTCTATTTGCAAATGATAAAAAGAACTGCTTCGAACTCTTCTTAAAACCTGAAAAAGAGGGCAATTATAGTGCAAAGCTTGTTCAGGAGATTGCAGAAAAGGAGCTTTCAAAGGTGATACCGTCATATGGAAGAGCAAGAAAAGCTGGCAAGATTGATAAGATCAGGATCCATTTCCTTCCTTCAGCAGATGCTGACATTGTGAAGGGAAAAGCTCCAAAGCCAATCAGGATAATACACGCATCTTCTGATGAGAAGCTCTTTAAAACCTACAGGTTATACGAGGTATAG
- a CDS encoding GNAT family N-acetyltransferase produces the protein MPKYREMTASDNAAVAALVRDNLKKFNLDIPGTVYFDEGLDHLSDYYGNDERRYYVIEDDNGEVIGGIGYDRFEPMKDTAELQKLYLTDSAKGSGLGYEMIDFIEDKMREAGYKASYLETHNNLQAAIHIYEKKGYKEIVRPKEVVHSTMNRFFMKNL, from the coding sequence ATGCCTAAATACAGAGAAATGACAGCGTCTGACAATGCAGCAGTTGCAGCGCTTGTAAGAGATAACCTGAAAAAATTTAATCTTGATATTCCCGGAACGGTATATTTCGATGAGGGACTAGACCACCTTAGTGATTATTATGGCAATGATGAGCGAAGGTACTACGTCATTGAAGACGATAATGGTGAAGTCATTGGTGGAATAGGATATGATAGATTTGAACCGATGAAAGATACCGCTGAACTGCAAAAACTATATCTTACAGATTCGGCAAAAGGTTCCGGACTTGGCTACGAAATGATAGATTTCATTGAAGATAAGATGCGAGAAGCAGGTTACAAAGCTTCATATCTGGAGACTCATAATAACCTTCAGGCCGCTATCCATATCTATGAAAAGAAAGGTTATAAAGAGATAGTGCGTCCTAAAGAGGTGGTTCATAGTACCATGAACAGATTTTTTATGAAAAATCTGTAG